A single Malaclemys terrapin pileata isolate rMalTer1 chromosome 3, rMalTer1.hap1, whole genome shotgun sequence DNA region contains:
- the LOC128834201 gene encoding sulfotransferase 6B1-like, translated as MDKSRKTVAEYLDKILADSEKVAPEDLLFSYKRILCPAAFCNPETLQVLDSFEARSDDVILAAYPKSGTNWVDQVLHDLEITDAKYTEEEINERINITNELSVFLRLEFGDPEKFKRMKELPVRRIITTHLPPQVLPKSIFKSKVKILLLVRSPKDTAVSYFHFHNNMPTHPSFGSWDEYFAAFMNGKMSRGSYFDYLVEWNKHMDDENVMAITYEELKENLMLGLKKIADFFGYSLSEEEIQTVAEKSRFKAMKEKSSKTHGTFGKILFRKGIIGDWKNYFSEAQNKEMDRKFEECLAGTKLGEKMKYGLYCKA; from the exons ATGGACAAGAGCAGGAAGACTGTAGCTGAATATCTGGATAAGATATTGGCTGATAGTGAAAAGGTAGCCCCTGAAGACCTGCTGTTTTCCTATAAGAGAATTTTGTGCCCTGCTGCTTTTTGCAACCCGGAAACGTTGCAAGTTCTTGATTCTTTTGAAGCCAGGAGTGACGATGTGATCCTAGCAGCATACCCTAAAAGTG GTACTAACTGGGTTGATCAAGTCCTACATGACTTGGAAATTACAGATGCAAAATATACAGAGGAGGAAATTAATGAGAGAATTAATATTACAAATGAATTATCGGTATTTCTACGTCTAGAATTTGGGGATCCAGAGAAATTTAAG agGATGAAGGAATTACCTGTCAGAAGAATCATAACAACACATCTCCCTCCTCAAGTCCTGCCAAAATCTATTTTCAAAAGCAAGGTCAAG ATACTGCTGCTAGTTCGAAGTCCAAAAGACACTGCTGTATCTTACTTCCATTTTCACAACAATATGCCTACACATCCCTCCTTCGGCTCATGGGATGAGTATTTTGCAGCTTTTATGAATGGAAAAA tgtCCCGGGGCTCCTATTTTGATTATTTAGTTGAATGGAACAAGCATATGGATGATGAAAATGTTATGGCGATAACCTATGAAGAGCTGAAAGAG AATCTGATGTTAGGACTGAAAAAAATAGCTGACTTCTTTGGGTATTCCCTGAGTGAGGAAGAGATTCAGACTGTTGCAGAGAAGAGCCGTTTCAAAGCTATGAAAGAGAAATCCTCCAAAACTCATGGAACATTTGGGAAAATTCTCTTCCGTAAAG GAATTATTGGTGACTGGAAGAACTATTTCTCTGAAGCTCAGAATAAAGAAATGGACAGAAAATTTGAAGAGTGTTTAGCAGGAACTAAACTGGGAGAAAAGATGAAATATGGGTTGTATTGCAAGGCCTAA